CATCGTGTTTCGCGCGGTTAGACGCCTCCCGTTCGGAAGTAGTCCAACAGCCGCAATAGCCCGGAACCCAAAGAATCCTGCAAACGGCGCAGGCGAATGTTCAAGCTGGCCAGGCAGTAGCTGAACGGAATGGCAGTGGCCAAACCCATCGCCGTGCAAATGAGCGCGATGGAAATCTCATCGGCAATTTGCGACGGTTGCACCTTCTCGCCGGTGCCGATGCGCCCGAAGGCCGCCATCATGCCGAGTACGGTGCCGAACAACCCGAGCAACGGGCCGCTCTTGATGACCGTGGCGACCCAACTGATGCGATATTCCAGGTCGCCGAGTACGTCGCGCTGCACCAGTTCGCCGAGCAATTGTCGCAGGTGTTCGGTGCTGAGCTTGCGATTCGCGAATGCCACACGGCCAAGTTGCGCCAAAGCCCGCGGGTTGTCGGCGCACAACTCGTCGGCGGCCGCTGGCTGCGGGGAACGCAGGGCTTGCTGGAACTCATTCAAGAATTCGCTTTGCTCTAGCTCGTTTCGAAACGACAACAGCTTGAGCCGCCGCATGACCATGATCACGCAATACAAGCCCCACAGGAAGTTGGCCGCCAAAAAGACGTAGCAGGCGTCGCCAAGCAGTTTCGCCAGTTCGGTGGCTTGCATGAATTCGCGTGGGGCAAGAGGTGAAGGGATTCGACTCCCCGCCGGCGTTGCTATTTGACCGGTTGTTGACTCAGCACATGAAACTCAAATCCTTGTTCAGCTTTTTGCACGCCGAAGCGCGTGCGGCGCGTGTCCTTCGGATCGCGTCCGGCATATTGTTTCTCCAGCTTAACCAGCGTCTGTTCTACGGCGTCCGGAATAAACTGTACCAGCACGCGGTTCTCGGTTTGCACGCCCGCCTTGACCAGCAGCTCGCGATCAGCGGCCTCGCGACTACTTCCCCGCCGCCAGGAAAAATACAACCGCGTTTCGTTGGCGCTGGCGATCAAAGTCCGCACCGACGGCTTTTGCTGGCCGAATTTCGAGGCTAACTCGATCGTATTCGACTGGCCGATCGCCGCCAACTCAATCTTGAAAAAGTCGAGAATCGCCGAGTATTCCTGCAACGTGATGCTGTCGCCGTATTCCACTTCCCAGCGCTGCGGCCGGGGCAGACCAGGCTCGCCGGACCCCGAGCCCTGCGCCACGCGATCTCCCGTGCCGCGCGAGCGCCCCCGTAACACCGGAGCGTCTTCGCCAAGATATGGCTCATCCAGCCGGGCGCTGTAAAGCGACGTGGTGCGGCTGATATTGTCGAGCGTCGAGAGCAGCGATTCCTCGACCACCTCGCCCAATGTGGGGAACTCGTCCGATTCCGGCCCCTCGATCAGCATCCCCTCGGAACCTTCGCCCAATGCGTGCCCGCCCCCTTCGCCGGGGTTCAGCTCGACCATCGTGACGGCGACCGGCGGCGCGGGCTCCGCGCCGCGCATCGCGAACCAGACGGGAAGCAGCGCCGCCGCGACGGACCCGACCAGCACCAACATGGCCAACAGCAAGCTCGAGGCCTGATCGTACGCCGAGACGCGCAGTTGCGCCGATGGCGCCGCATCGGGCGGCAGCGTGGGACCGGGCAAGGCTGGAGGTGCGATCGTGGCCAACTTGTTGGTTCTTAAAATAGTAGGCGAGACAACCATTGTCGCCTTTCGCTCCGCGAAAGAGCGCCCTTTCGCGGAGCGAAAGGCGACGATGCCATGCAGTCAATTCATGCGTTAGGGAAGAGAAAGGGCATCGAACGTCGCACCGGGGCGAATCGAACGATACCAATCTTGCCAAATCCGGATTTCATCCTGTCGTTCTTTCTCGCTCGGCGCCGCCGGGGGCGCCGGCGCTTTCAGACGGCGACTCATCAATCGCAGTCCCGCCGCGGCCTCGCGAAAGACCTCGGCGTCGGGATCGTCCAGCGCAAAGATCAGCGTCGGTGCGTGATCGAGATTCCGCGTCCGCGCCAAGCCGCGCACTGCAGCCACACGGGCTTCGACGGGTCCGTCGGAGACGAGCCTTTTCAATTGCGCTGCCATCGAGTCGAGATCCTCGATGTCGGC
The window above is part of the Planctomycetia bacterium genome. Proteins encoded here:
- a CDS encoding MotA/TolQ/ExbB proton channel family protein, whose amino-acid sequence is MQATELAKLLGDACYVFLAANFLWGLYCVIMVMRRLKLLSFRNELEQSEFLNEFQQALRSPQPAAADELCADNPRALAQLGRVAFANRKLSTEHLRQLLGELVQRDVLGDLEYRISWVATVIKSGPLLGLFGTVLGMMAAFGRIGTGEKVQPSQIADEISIALICTAMGLATAIPFSYCLASLNIRLRRLQDSLGSGLLRLLDYFRTGGV